One stretch of Pigmentiphaga aceris DNA includes these proteins:
- a CDS encoding ABC transporter substrate-binding protein produces MPAHSQTATRPTLVVSPTNADIATLDPHRATAFGDKGIVSSIFDGLVRFAPGSADPKTLEADLAEKWEAAPNNKTWTFHLRKGVQFHGGYGELKAADVVYSLQRAADPKRSSFAANFVVMAKVEALDDYTVRVILKYPDAGFLGRVSNYHGGNIVSKAAAEKLGDRFGQSPIGTGAFAFSDHVTQQHVRLVANDAYFRGKPKLAGITFRMISADSARELAFASGEVDVAAGKREQRWVERAAKRGTKVDIFEPAEFRTLFINRSIKPLDNVKVRQAIAAAVNVDEIIRFVGKDVADKGCSVIPNGYVGEDCSVGQYTYDVERARALLAEAGHPNGISLNVVVSSVAAQLPIMEVIQAQLGKAGIKLNMEVVDHATYQAKSRQDQSAIVFYGAARFPNADYWLTEFYDSAAAIGAPGAMSNFAHCSIADAEIRQARVEPDATRQLALWKQAQTKIHEDVCGIPLFGLKQVWTHGDGVNYGYKLTGALNLQPAITEATTVTRGAR; encoded by the coding sequence ATGCCCGCCCATTCCCAAACCGCTACGCGCCCGACATTGGTTGTCAGTCCGACGAATGCCGATATCGCCACGCTGGACCCGCATCGGGCGACCGCCTTTGGTGACAAGGGCATTGTGTCCAGCATCTTTGACGGCCTGGTTCGCTTCGCGCCCGGCAGCGCCGATCCCAAGACACTGGAAGCCGATCTGGCAGAAAAGTGGGAAGCAGCGCCGAACAACAAGACCTGGACCTTTCATCTTCGCAAGGGCGTGCAGTTCCACGGCGGCTATGGCGAGCTGAAGGCTGCCGATGTGGTGTATTCGCTGCAGCGCGCGGCCGACCCGAAACGGTCCAGTTTTGCGGCGAATTTCGTGGTCATGGCCAAGGTCGAAGCCTTGGACGACTACACCGTGCGCGTCATCCTGAAGTACCCGGACGCAGGTTTCCTGGGCAGGGTGTCGAACTACCACGGCGGCAACATCGTCTCGAAGGCCGCAGCAGAAAAGCTGGGCGACCGCTTTGGCCAATCGCCGATCGGCACCGGGGCGTTCGCGTTCAGCGACCACGTCACGCAACAACACGTGCGTCTGGTGGCCAACGATGCCTATTTTCGTGGCAAGCCCAAGCTGGCCGGCATCACGTTCCGCATGATCTCGGCCGACAGCGCACGTGAACTGGCATTTGCATCCGGCGAAGTCGACGTCGCGGCAGGCAAGCGCGAACAACGCTGGGTCGAACGCGCAGCTAAGCGCGGCACCAAGGTCGACATCTTCGAGCCCGCCGAATTCCGCACGCTGTTCATCAACCGCAGCATCAAGCCGCTGGATAACGTGAAAGTGCGCCAGGCAATCGCCGCAGCGGTGAACGTGGACGAGATCATCCGCTTTGTCGGCAAGGACGTTGCCGACAAAGGCTGCTCGGTGATTCCGAACGGCTACGTTGGCGAAGACTGCAGCGTCGGCCAATACACCTATGACGTCGAACGTGCTCGCGCGCTGCTGGCGGAAGCCGGACACCCCAACGGCATCAGCCTCAATGTGGTGGTGTCGAGTGTGGCCGCCCAGTTGCCGATCATGGAAGTCATCCAGGCACAGCTGGGCAAGGCAGGAATCAAGCTCAACATGGAAGTCGTGGATCACGCGACCTACCAGGCCAAGAGCCGCCAGGACCAGAGCGCCATCGTCTTCTACGGCGCCGCACGCTTCCCCAATGCAGACTACTGGTTGACCGAGTTCTATGACTCGGCAGCGGCCATCGGGGCCCCGGGTGCCATGTCCAACTTCGCCCATTGTTCGATCGCCGATGCAGAGATCCGTCAGGCACGCGTCGAACCCGATGCCACTCGCCAGCTTGCGCTGTGGAAGCAGGCGCAGACCAAGATCCACGAAGACGTGTGCGGCATTCCGCTGTTCGGCTTGAAGCAGGTCTGGACCCACGGCGATGGCGTGAACTACGGCTACAAACTGACCGGTGCGCTGAACCTGCAACCCGCGATCACCGAAGCCACCACCGTCACCCGAGGCGCACGCTGA
- a CDS encoding ATP-binding cassette domain-containing protein, with the protein MTNTQLAARVWHDIHAGLNRPAVMSLAKAILVVVVSTFLLNFAPIFIARLIDTTMSATGSGGSQLLVYAGLYLACRFAGQVLADFRWITVNPVIYQIAYKQCADIAADLAGGNGGRAGTRRSVAAIAEQAGVISKMNLSLVGILYSVVVVIFPALVEFIVVLAVVAYLVGPIAAAYVGIGLLILFMSVRFMKARELAETKHAFSFDNQVAGYYGEYLSNTALIREFAAGDFFRARLQANIDRSLDAHRVLFGTKTTRGVALSVATGVAYAAVVIWAVLGARDGVVSAGQFFLVIFYLDRVVQPMAAISTAVGGLQSSLVSMGIGYACLDQQLGDEPQEKLVPIASSVNLSAQYRFHLADGALSLGAPGVVFLAGASGAGKSTCLRWIYDSMQARQAADSWGAIHYLAADPLLVGGSVFDNIGLGSPQFDLAAVTAVWDRWHSEFGNRRIALDESVERLSAGERQYLAICRSLLRRPAMLILDEATNSIDAVAERKVMALIARCLPQCALLVVSHRERPITPDVVVSLRQGGLVSVEIAESERAPA; encoded by the coding sequence ATGACAAACACCCAGCTGGCTGCCCGCGTCTGGCACGACATTCATGCGGGCCTGAATCGGCCTGCAGTCATGTCGCTGGCCAAGGCAATCCTGGTGGTCGTGGTGTCCACCTTCCTGCTGAACTTCGCACCGATCTTCATTGCGCGGCTGATCGACACCACCATGTCTGCAACGGGCAGCGGTGGCAGCCAATTGCTTGTCTATGCCGGTCTTTATCTGGCGTGCCGGTTTGCCGGGCAGGTGCTGGCAGACTTTCGCTGGATCACGGTCAACCCGGTCATCTATCAGATCGCGTACAAGCAGTGCGCCGACATTGCCGCAGACTTGGCGGGCGGCAACGGAGGGCGTGCGGGCACGCGCCGAAGCGTGGCGGCGATTGCCGAGCAGGCCGGTGTCATCAGCAAGATGAACCTCAGCCTGGTGGGCATTCTGTACAGCGTCGTCGTGGTGATCTTCCCGGCACTGGTCGAATTCATCGTGGTACTGGCCGTGGTGGCCTACCTGGTCGGGCCAATCGCTGCTGCCTATGTGGGCATTGGTCTGCTGATCCTGTTCATGTCCGTGCGCTTCATGAAAGCGCGCGAATTGGCGGAAACCAAGCACGCGTTTTCCTTCGATAACCAGGTGGCTGGTTACTACGGCGAATACCTGTCGAACACTGCCTTGATTCGGGAATTCGCTGCTGGCGATTTCTTCCGCGCACGGCTTCAGGCCAATATCGACCGATCGCTGGATGCCCACCGGGTGCTTTTCGGCACCAAGACCACGCGCGGCGTGGCGCTCAGCGTGGCTACTGGTGTGGCCTACGCAGCCGTGGTGATATGGGCAGTGCTTGGCGCGCGGGATGGCGTGGTCAGCGCCGGCCAGTTTTTCCTGGTGATCTTCTACTTGGACCGGGTGGTGCAACCCATGGCCGCGATCTCCACTGCGGTTGGCGGCCTGCAATCGTCTTTGGTGTCCATGGGGATCGGGTATGCGTGCCTGGACCAGCAGTTGGGCGATGAACCACAGGAAAAACTCGTGCCCATTGCCAGCTCGGTGAACTTGTCTGCCCAGTACCGGTTCCACCTTGCCGATGGAGCGCTCAGCCTGGGTGCACCGGGCGTGGTGTTTCTGGCTGGTGCATCGGGGGCGGGCAAAAGTACGTGTCTGCGCTGGATCTACGACAGCATGCAAGCCCGGCAGGCGGCCGATTCCTGGGGAGCCATCCACTACCTCGCGGCTGATCCCTTGTTGGTCGGTGGTTCGGTGTTCGACAACATAGGTTTGGGATCGCCGCAGTTTGATCTTGCTGCGGTGACCGCAGTCTGGGACCGCTGGCACAGCGAATTCGGCAACCGTCGAATCGCGCTGGACGAATCGGTGGAACGCCTGTCTGCCGGCGAGCGGCAATACCTGGCCATCTGCCGGTCCTTGTTGCGGCGACCTGCCATGCTGATTCTGGATGAAGCCACCAATTCCATCGACGCGGTGGCCGAAAGAAAGGTGATGGCCTTGATCGCGCGTTGTCTGCCACAGTGCGCCTTGCTGGTGGTGTCGCATCGGGAACGGCCGATCACGCCCGATGTGGTGGTGAGCTTGCGGCAGGGTGGTTTGGTTTCTGTAGAGATCGCGGAATCGGAGCGAGCACCGGCCTGA
- a CDS encoding carboxymuconolactone decarboxylase family protein, which translates to MNTNQSSTDQSNTNPSQSRYERGLEKLREIDGKAGENVVAALADIAPDFARYLIEFPFGDIYSRPNLDLRSREIAVVAALTAMGNATPQLKVHIHAALNVGVTRTEVVETIMQMAVYAGFPAALNGLMAAKDVFAQPANA; encoded by the coding sequence ATGAACACCAACCAGTCGAGCACGGATCAATCGAACACCAACCCATCCCAAAGCCGCTACGAACGCGGGCTGGAAAAGCTGCGGGAGATCGACGGCAAGGCCGGTGAGAACGTGGTGGCCGCGCTGGCAGATATTGCGCCAGACTTTGCGCGCTATCTGATCGAATTTCCCTTCGGCGACATCTACTCGCGCCCGAACCTGGACTTGAGAAGCCGGGAAATTGCGGTGGTTGCCGCATTGACCGCCATGGGCAACGCCACGCCGCAGCTCAAGGTCCACATTCATGCCGCGCTGAACGTGGGCGTGACCCGAACCGAAGTTGTCGAAACCATCATGCAGATGGCCGTCTACGCCGGATTCCCGGCAGCGCTGAATGGCTTGATGGCAGCCAAGGACGTGTTTGCACAACCGGCCAACGCATGA
- a CDS encoding M16 family metallopeptidase, with the protein MSASPLLPLARRFWIALPAAGLIALAGCQTTPNTGANAVQNAPTTSTTAPAAAPLAPVTSVEGISEYVLPNGLRVLLAPDSSKPTTTVNMTYQVGSRHENYGETGMAHLLEHMLFKGTPTHRNALAEFARRGLRANGSTWTDRTNYFASFSANPDNLDWYLRWQADAMVNSLIQRSDLDSEMTVVRNEMESGENSPFRILMEKMLSTSFQWHNYGKTTIGARADVENVDTDRLRAFYKQYYQPDNAVLIVSGAFDVKATLATIQDAFASIPKPTRKLPNLYTLDPAQDGERSVTLRRSGGAPLVATMYHVPAAGSPDYTAIDLAAIVLGDTPSGRLHKALVDAQLAAGTFGYTFDMHDPGVVMFGAQLPPGADREKATAVLLKTLESLKTQPITAEELERARIKWLQSWELTYANAEKLGVALSESIAAGDWRLFFLARDRVRDAKLEDVQRVAQSYLVESNRTLGSYVPTEQPLRSPAPQTVDVAPMVQDYRGNPNFVEAEAFDPSPANLDASTTRKTIALPGNGTLQLALLPKPTRGSRVSAQLLMQFGNVETLRGKRDIADAAADLITRGTPTLSRQQIDDRFDKLNAQVRIGGSGTNVTASISTTRENLAPTLALVVELLRTANFPADQVEEYRRSMLTSLEQSLQQPDAIASRALARHGNPYPADDLRYAPSFQDDLNAIRGLKREDIVRFHQQFYGASLLRVSAVGDFDPAQVEGALTNSLAGWKAAPAYTRVPNPFTPVTPTKLEQETPDKANAFYIARMPLAVQDTSADYPALMLANFMLGLSEHSRLWNRVREKDGLSYNIRSMLRASSFEPSASWSMYAIYAPQNRAKLDAAIREELDRLTAEGFSEQEVKDGVEALLNYRRLSRAQDGGVAAGWIDLLEAERTYGFTGEVDRKLQSLTAADVNAAFRKYFDTTKFTSSYAGDFAGAAKKQ; encoded by the coding sequence ATGAGCGCTTCGCCCCTTCTTCCTCTGGCACGCCGTTTCTGGATTGCCTTGCCCGCCGCCGGCCTGATTGCTTTGGCAGGCTGCCAGACCACCCCAAACACTGGCGCCAACGCTGTGCAGAACGCCCCGACGACTTCTACGACCGCGCCTGCTGCTGCGCCTCTTGCGCCGGTAACCTCGGTCGAGGGCATTTCCGAATACGTGTTGCCCAATGGGCTGCGGGTGCTGCTGGCACCGGATTCGTCCAAGCCCACCACCACCGTCAACATGACCTACCAGGTAGGGTCGCGTCACGAGAACTACGGCGAGACGGGCATGGCGCATTTGCTGGAACACATGCTGTTCAAGGGCACGCCTACCCACCGCAATGCGCTGGCTGAATTCGCGCGTCGCGGGCTGCGGGCCAATGGCAGCACCTGGACGGACCGCACCAATTATTTCGCCAGTTTCTCGGCCAACCCCGACAATCTGGACTGGTATCTGCGCTGGCAGGCTGATGCCATGGTCAATTCACTGATTCAGCGCAGTGACCTCGACAGCGAAATGACGGTGGTGCGCAATGAGATGGAAAGCGGCGAGAACAGCCCGTTCCGTATTTTGATGGAAAAGATGTTGTCCACGTCGTTCCAGTGGCACAACTACGGCAAGACCACCATCGGCGCACGTGCCGATGTGGAAAATGTCGACACCGACCGTCTGCGCGCGTTCTACAAGCAGTATTACCAGCCTGACAATGCGGTGCTGATCGTCAGCGGCGCGTTCGATGTGAAGGCTACGCTGGCCACCATTCAAGATGCGTTTGCATCTATCCCCAAGCCCACCCGCAAGCTGCCGAACCTGTACACGCTGGACCCGGCGCAAGACGGTGAGCGCAGCGTAACGTTGCGACGGTCGGGCGGCGCGCCGCTGGTGGCCACCATGTATCACGTGCCGGCTGCCGGCTCGCCTGATTACACGGCCATCGATCTGGCTGCGATTGTGCTGGGCGATACGCCTTCGGGCCGCTTGCACAAGGCGCTGGTGGATGCGCAATTGGCCGCAGGCACCTTTGGTTATACCTTCGACATGCACGACCCTGGCGTGGTGATGTTCGGTGCGCAGTTGCCGCCGGGTGCCGATCGCGAGAAGGCAACCGCCGTGCTGTTGAAGACGCTGGAATCGCTGAAGACGCAGCCGATCACGGCAGAAGAACTGGAGCGCGCGCGCATCAAGTGGCTGCAGTCGTGGGAACTGACCTACGCCAATGCCGAGAAGCTTGGCGTGGCCTTGTCGGAATCGATTGCGGCGGGCGACTGGCGTCTGTTCTTCCTGGCCCGTGACCGGGTGCGTGATGCCAAGCTGGAAGACGTGCAGCGCGTTGCGCAAAGCTATTTGGTCGAGTCGAACCGCACGCTGGGCAGTTATGTGCCTACGGAACAACCGCTGCGTTCGCCGGCACCGCAAACCGTGGATGTCGCGCCGATGGTGCAGGACTATCGCGGCAACCCCAATTTTGTTGAGGCGGAAGCGTTCGATCCGTCGCCCGCAAATCTGGATGCCAGCACCACCCGCAAAACGATTGCGCTGCCGGGCAATGGCACCTTGCAACTCGCCTTGTTGCCCAAGCCCACGCGCGGCAGTCGGGTGTCGGCTCAGTTGCTGATGCAGTTCGGCAATGTCGAAACGCTGCGTGGCAAGCGTGACATCGCTGATGCTGCTGCTGACTTGATCACACGCGGCACGCCTACCCTGTCGCGCCAGCAGATCGACGATCGCTTCGACAAGCTGAATGCGCAGGTTCGTATCGGTGGTAGCGGCACCAATGTCACGGCCTCGATCTCGACCACGCGTGAGAACCTGGCCCCCACCCTTGCCTTGGTGGTGGAACTGCTGCGCACGGCCAACTTCCCGGCAGACCAGGTCGAGGAATATCGTCGGTCGATGCTCACCAGCCTGGAACAGTCGCTGCAACAGCCCGATGCGATCGCATCGCGCGCGCTGGCACGTCACGGCAATCCCTACCCTGCCGATGACCTGCGTTACGCACCGAGCTTCCAGGACGATCTGAATGCCATTCGCGGGCTCAAGCGTGAAGACATCGTGCGCTTCCACCAGCAGTTCTACGGTGCCAGCCTGCTGCGCGTGTCTGCGGTGGGTGACTTCGACCCGGCGCAGGTGGAAGGCGCGTTGACGAATTCGCTGGCAGGCTGGAAAGCCGCGCCTGCCTACACCCGTGTGCCTAACCCGTTCACGCCGGTCACCCCGACCAAGCTTGAACAGGAAACGCCAGACAAGGCCAACGCGTTCTACATCGCCCGCATGCCGCTGGCGGTGCAGGACACCAGTGCCGACTACCCGGCGCTGATGCTGGCCAACTTCATGCTGGGCCTGTCCGAACACTCGCGCTTGTGGAACCGCGTGCGCGAGAAGGACGGCCTGTCCTACAACATCCGCAGCATGCTGCGCGCATCGTCGTTCGAGCCCAGCGCCAGCTGGTCGATGTACGCGATCTACGCCCCGCAGAACCGTGCCAAGCTGGACGCGGCCATCCGCGAAGAACTTGACCGTCTGACGGCCGAGGGCTTCTCGGAACAGGAAGTGAAGGATGGCGTGGAAGCGCTGCTGAACTACCGTCGTCTGTCACGTGCGCAAGACGGTGGCGTGGCTGCTGGCTGGATCGACCTGCTGGAAGCCGAGCGCACGTACGGCTTCACCGGCGAGGTGGATCGCAAGCTGCAAAGCCTGACCGCTGCCGACGTGAACGCGGCCTTCCGCAAGTACTTCGACACGACGAAATTCACCTCGTCGTATGCGGGTGACTTTGCGGGTGCGGCGAAGAAGCAGTAA
- a CDS encoding MerR family transcriptional regulator: MAWIEFLLRLRTTHMPIGKMQTFAALRGAGDATVPGRRQMLQEHLTEVLADIDAMKLAAEALQAKIEHYRSVEQSLASELFSEEGHADEHQPVEHGSIEHQPIPKPLRTRAGKAAGDRRQGR, from the coding sequence ATGGCCTGGATCGAATTCCTGCTGCGCCTGCGAACCACGCACATGCCTATCGGCAAGATGCAGACGTTCGCGGCATTACGCGGCGCTGGGGACGCGACGGTGCCAGGTCGTCGCCAGATGCTGCAAGAACATCTGACAGAGGTTCTTGCAGACATCGACGCGATGAAGCTGGCGGCGGAAGCCTTGCAGGCGAAGATCGAGCATTACCGCTCGGTCGAGCAGTCCCTGGCGTCGGAATTATTTTCCGAGGAAGGACATGCTGATGAACACCAACCAGTCGAGCACGGATCAATCGAACACCAACCCATCCCAAAGCCGCTACGAACGCGGGCTGGAAAAGCTGCGGGAGATCGACGGCAAGGCCGGTGA
- a CDS encoding LysR substrate-binding domain-containing protein has translation MENRITLRHLEAFRAIMVRRTVTGAAEMLDVTQPVVTRLIAEFEERIAIPLFERTKGRLVPTPEATLLFEDVHQSLMGIERIASASTNIKSLRLPRLEIAAAPSMALSFLPRAIASYTTEHPDTLVALHTHSTSTVIDMVQGGRCDLGFAMRNTRNGRYGNSELLLSAKMVGIVPVHHRLATREVLHPEDFDGERFVSLAPLMESRTRIDALMLARGVQRRTNVETQLSSAVVKLVEAGAGIGLVEPLTASAYTGNALKFIPFEPEVTVDYSIVISPRMSSTLILKPFIDNARREIRKMLPAHLIV, from the coding sequence ATGGAAAATAGAATCACCCTGCGTCATCTTGAGGCGTTTCGCGCCATCATGGTGCGGCGGACCGTTACTGGTGCAGCGGAGATGCTTGATGTCACGCAACCGGTAGTCACCCGCCTGATTGCCGAGTTCGAAGAACGCATCGCCATTCCGCTGTTCGAACGGACCAAAGGGCGGTTGGTGCCCACGCCTGAAGCCACCTTGTTGTTCGAAGACGTGCACCAGTCCCTGATGGGTATCGAGCGCATCGCCAGCGCCTCCACCAACATCAAAAGCCTGCGCCTGCCCAGGCTGGAAATCGCGGCCGCACCGTCCATGGCCTTGTCGTTTTTGCCGCGCGCCATCGCCAGCTATACGACCGAGCATCCAGACACCCTGGTAGCGCTGCACACGCACAGCACCTCGACGGTGATCGACATGGTTCAGGGAGGTCGGTGCGATCTGGGTTTTGCGATGCGCAACACCCGCAACGGGCGCTATGGCAATAGTGAGCTGCTGCTCTCAGCCAAAATGGTCGGCATCGTGCCGGTGCATCACCGGCTGGCAACCCGCGAGGTATTGCACCCCGAAGACTTCGACGGTGAACGTTTTGTGTCGCTGGCACCGCTGATGGAATCGCGCACTCGCATCGATGCGCTGATGCTGGCGCGCGGGGTGCAGCGCCGCACGAACGTGGAAACGCAGCTGTCCTCGGCCGTGGTCAAGCTGGTTGAAGCAGGGGCGGGCATCGGCTTGGTCGAACCACTGACGGCAAGCGCCTATACGGGCAATGCGCTGAAGTTCATTCCTTTCGAACCTGAGGTCACGGTGGACTACTCAATCGTGATTTCGCCGCGCATGTCGTCCACGCTGATCCTGAAACCCTTCATCGACAATGCACGCCGTGAAATCCGCAAGATGCTGCCTGCGCATCTGATTGTGTGA
- a CDS encoding MFS transporter codes for MTGHNTTGHQPVRASTAAFVGTMIEWYDFYIYATAAALVFGKIFFPSATGFYGTLAAFGTFAVGFFARPLGGAIFGHIGDKIGRKKSLVITLLMMGVVTVLIGLLPTYASIGFWAPVLLVVLRIVQGIAVGGEWGGAVLMASEHSPDQNKRTFFASFAQLGSPAGLILSMLMFKLVTGLDDEAFLSWGWRVPFLFSAVLLIIGFVIRLSVNESPDFLKEKEAQTKRAKPAQVPLWQVLTGAPKLLMLAVGANVLGIAGFYFTNTFMIAYTTQYVGLDRGVILNCLLVVSIMQFFITPLSAYIASRIGNLRFLGFTAFVSMFTPYAMFNLVDRGSLPSITVGVGIAVLFMGAYYAVIAGYVSDRFPTAIRYTGISMAYQLSGAIFGGLTPLLGTILAENFKGQWWPLALLFSVISLLSLVSVLMLGAQGAKDNTQPA; via the coding sequence ATGACGGGACACAACACGACAGGACATCAGCCGGTACGCGCATCGACCGCCGCCTTCGTCGGCACCATGATCGAGTGGTACGACTTCTACATCTACGCCACCGCCGCAGCGCTCGTGTTCGGCAAGATCTTCTTCCCGTCCGCCACCGGCTTCTACGGCACCCTGGCTGCATTCGGCACCTTTGCCGTCGGCTTCTTCGCCCGTCCGCTGGGCGGCGCGATCTTCGGCCACATTGGCGACAAGATCGGCCGCAAGAAATCCCTGGTCATCACCCTGCTGATGATGGGCGTGGTCACCGTACTGATCGGCCTGCTGCCAACCTACGCCTCGATCGGCTTCTGGGCACCGGTGCTGCTGGTTGTGCTGCGTATCGTGCAAGGCATTGCCGTGGGCGGCGAATGGGGCGGCGCGGTCTTGATGGCCAGCGAACACTCGCCAGACCAGAACAAGCGCACCTTCTTCGCATCGTTTGCGCAGCTTGGCAGCCCGGCTGGCCTGATCCTGTCGATGCTGATGTTCAAGCTGGTCACCGGCCTGGATGACGAAGCCTTCCTGAGCTGGGGCTGGCGTGTGCCGTTCCTGTTCTCGGCTGTGCTGCTGATCATCGGCTTCGTGATCCGCCTGAGTGTGAACGAGTCGCCCGACTTCCTGAAGGAAAAAGAGGCCCAGACCAAGCGCGCAAAACCCGCACAGGTTCCGCTGTGGCAAGTGCTGACGGGTGCGCCGAAGCTGCTGATGCTGGCCGTTGGTGCCAACGTACTGGGCATCGCAGGCTTCTACTTCACCAACACCTTCATGATCGCGTACACCACGCAGTACGTGGGCCTGGACCGTGGCGTGATCCTGAACTGCCTGCTGGTGGTGTCGATCATGCAGTTCTTCATCACGCCGCTGTCGGCCTACATTGCCAGTCGTATAGGCAACCTGCGCTTTCTGGGTTTCACCGCATTCGTGTCGATGTTCACGCCCTACGCCATGTTCAACCTGGTCGACCGGGGCAGCCTGCCCAGCATCACCGTCGGCGTGGGCATTGCCGTGCTCTTCATGGGCGCGTACTACGCAGTGATTGCCGGCTACGTCAGCGACCGCTTCCCCACCGCAATTCGCTACACCGGCATCTCGATGGCCTACCAATTGTCGGGCGCCATCTTCGGTGGCCTGACCCCGCTGCTGGGCACGATTTTGGCCGAGAACTTCAAGGGTCAATGGTGGCCGCTGGCGCTGCTGTTCTCGGTGATCTCGCTGCTGTCATTGGTGTCGGTGCTGATGCTGGGTGCGCAAGGCGCAAAGGACAACACGCAACCTGCTTGA
- a CDS encoding LysR family transcriptional regulator — protein sequence MSTRSPSSLPLAPERMDWNLLRTFMFVVQERGVGRAAQALHLSQPAVSQALKRLEDAVGGVLLHRRNGEFRLTALGDEIYAIAREMYGTMARIEHAATQDSAEIAGTLRLLVMSKVQSPAYDDFLADFHRRYPKIEFHVDVLQSAAILDALSKRVPALGICICRKPVDLLERQLFLRHRYVTVCGRHHPLFSKPRVSIEDLLDQNFICFASDQIGDTLSPLTIFRDQQGFTGRIVGTSPNIEEIRRMVVAGIGLSFLPEHLIRQEVINGELRRLPPNEAVAEIDVFLTWHKQRKLTSAESAYLAAFDRFLRRTPLESRAN from the coding sequence ATGTCCACCCGTTCCCCTTCTTCCCTCCCGCTTGCGCCCGAGCGCATGGATTGGAACCTGCTGCGCACCTTCATGTTTGTGGTGCAAGAGCGCGGCGTTGGCCGGGCTGCTCAGGCCCTGCACCTGAGTCAACCGGCCGTCAGTCAGGCCCTGAAACGATTGGAAGACGCCGTAGGCGGCGTGCTGCTGCACCGTCGCAACGGCGAATTCCGCCTGACCGCGCTGGGTGACGAGATCTACGCCATTGCCCGCGAGATGTACGGCACCATGGCACGCATCGAACATGCGGCCACGCAAGACAGCGCCGAGATCGCCGGCACGCTGCGGCTGCTGGTCATGAGCAAGGTGCAAAGCCCGGCCTACGACGACTTCCTGGCCGACTTCCATCGCCGTTATCCCAAGATCGAATTTCACGTGGACGTACTGCAAAGCGCCGCCATTCTGGATGCGCTCAGCAAACGTGTGCCCGCACTTGGCATCTGCATTTGCCGCAAACCGGTCGACCTGCTGGAACGCCAGCTATTCCTGCGCCACCGCTACGTAACCGTCTGCGGCCGCCACCACCCGCTGTTCTCGAAACCGCGCGTGTCCATCGAAGACCTGCTGGACCAGAACTTCATCTGCTTCGCCAGCGATCAAATCGGCGACACCTTGTCGCCGCTGACCATCTTCCGCGACCAGCAAGGCTTCACCGGCCGGATCGTCGGCACCTCGCCCAACATCGAGGAAATCCGGCGCATGGTGGTTGCGGGCATCGGCCTGAGCTTCCTGCCAGAGCACCTGATTCGCCAGGAAGTGATCAACGGCGAACTGCGCCGCCTGCCGCCCAATGAAGCGGTGGCCGAGATCGATGTGTTCCTGACCTGGCACAAGCAGCGCAAGCTGACCTCTGCCGAAAGCGCCTACCTTGCCGCGTTCGACCGCTTCTTGCGTCGCACGCCGTTGGAATCGCGCGCGAACTGA